Below is a window of Cataglyphis hispanica isolate Lineage 1 chromosome 2, ULB_Chis1_1.0, whole genome shotgun sequence DNA.
caataaaacatGAAATGCATTGAAGTAAAAAactgatattatatatccagAAATATAGATTGGGCTAAATAAGAACCAAGCGCAGTAAACGATGCGCGGAGTTTTGTATATGTTGAGAAGTAATTTATTGTACGTTTCAATTCTAGATTCGAACTATTCTTGacaaataatagtaattaaagcATATATAAGCGCATTTAGCGGACTTAACAGTTGAGTATCGTCTTGCTAACACTTGATTTAgtcttacaaaaattaatcgcgTATGATTGCTACGCAACTACTGAATACACCCCATGTGTCGGCCTATGGTGCCCCGTAATACTTAGGGACGTGCAAACATACTGCACTTCTTTTCCATAAAGGACGAAATATATTGGTTTTCTGATTTTGTGGAACTATCATGAAAATTAGGACTGCATTTGCAAGATCTGGTACTGGGAATCACGAGGACCGAGACAACTACACATGCACgcttcaattaatattatttgcaaaagatGGTCTGAGTTCAGAATCTAAACGTACAATACATTACTTCTCAACATGTACAAAATTCCGCGCATTGTTTATCGCGCTTAGCTCTTAACCCAATCTcagacataaaatataatttttattgacaaagCATAGAATTACATCTAATATCTGTAGTGTACACTGATGTTCGTTTTGATTTTACATATTGACAATCTTGGATTTTTGGTATACTTCTTGCAATTTACCTTTACACTATAGTGCACATTAAATgttattgtacaaaaatttacattataagcataaattaaaacgttaaataattgtatgagaaataattgtataataaatatgagttattattattatttatattgaacaataataatatagtagctctcttaataataatagtagtagctctcttaataataattctaataatagcTCTGTTAATTATTTGCCATTGTAAATTTGTGTATGATTACTTTTATGTGCACTTGCATCACTTCGCTATAAGTCACGCAATTttgaatgatataattattgctaatCTTCTACagttattttctctatataaatttattttttacaagaataatgttcgttaaaaaaaagatatatgtgattatttcacaattaattatcaaattatatttataatgccataaattttctataattattattaaaactacaTGTGCATATTATTTGCACATTGCTTAACATAccaatgagaaaaataatattgtaaagatattacaatattatatttaccaaACTAGTAAGAGTCACACATGGATGATAGTGCcagttttaaagaaaattaatttttcattgaaactGATTAATTGTGCATAGagcacaaaattttatacaataccaagtattttaataatttattatcgtaaatCCTCTTAATCTCTCTGAAAATCTGTAATAATCTTGAATTGAGATTTGGTATTGTATCAAAGAAATTTGTGCATAATTAAtcagtttcaataaaaaatttattttccttgaAACTGATGCACTACCATACGCATCTGACTTTTACTAGTccgataaattcaaatttgtgTTTCACATTGAGagttatactattttttttaattgtaaaaatatgaaagtgttcaattatctattttatcatttttttccaatcatTAACTATAAAAATGTTCTATCCCTATATTTGTATTGCGTaacttattttgtatattgattatatatatgatattaaatacatatgtaatgtGATACATCCACATTTTGCGCCTTTataattgagaattttatGGGTGAGTTCGTGTTTAGTAGTTTACTTTTAGAATACTTAATTACATTCAAGTAAAACCTAAAAAGTGGACGTAtcctatatttaaaatattctttaatgtaCATATCTCggaaaaactaaatatattcttatttaaaatttagagaacTTCATCAAATATTGTACTACACAATATAGCGAAAAAGTGtactatacaatataataataattatgcatagaaatcgagaaatttttattatatcatggaTTAATTACTGTAATAATGGCATTGATCACATAATTGACTACCATGTTACATAGCACtatgtatattgttaaaaaagatAGTATTGTAATGAATGTAatgaacatattaaattaatgtgtattaataaaattaaaaatctttattagatATGTGACCTATTTATTtagtgtacatattttataatgtacttgcaaacattttattacaattagatAAAGctcgtaaaattttacaaaataaatagatacaattaacaaataagattcaataaaaaatacagttttataattttctttgatataatatgttataaaaatacgcaTATTTTACACTATATatcatgttaaaataataaattgtgtgtGACCTTCGTTTTaagtcatatatttattatttttgtttattccttaaacatagataaaaattctcaaattatttaattaataagatttataatcaacattttaaaatctgtTCTAATCATATACCTGTGATCTGTGATTACTTATTTAGATTGATTATACTGTATCAAGCAATGGTCACTATAGTAACAATTGCCAAACAATAATGCGTTCTATATTGTTGTGTATGTTCACATCAAATGTATAATGCAagtatttttgtgaaaatcatTGTCAAATAATGTACACATTAAAATTGGTAATGATAGGACCAACTAAGGTAAGAAAATTTtccattgattaaatattcatgatgaatatttaagaaaggatgtgaaatgttttattatcggattattataattatataataattgaaacaacAATCATacacgaattatatatatatatatatatatatatatatatatatatatatatatatatatatttatgtatgtgtgtatgtatttatttatttacttagaGCGGGAAGACCACGATAGCAAATTTTCTGGCAGATGCTACCGAAATTCCGTTTGACTATCGTCCAACTCAAGGTGTTCGAATATtggaatttgaaataaatgatattgaaGTAAACAATGAACGGATCTCGAAGGACATCGAGCTATGGGATTGCAGTGGAGATCACAAGTATAGAGAAAATGATATGTACTTCtacaatattagattttaaacaaaagacaGGATATTccgaatattttatagattcaaaAACTGCTGGCCAGCTATACGTAAAGGTGTACATGGTGTGATACTTGTATACAGTGCAAAAATGCAGGATTCTTCGAAACAGCtgaaagaattttatgattaCTTCGTTAGTGAAGCCAAATTGGGGCCAAACAATTGTGTAATATTCTTCTTTGATCCTGATAATGTTACATCAAATGCAccaaaaattgtttgtaagtatattaataatataaaaagtaactgataaatgtacatacataattctgcatcaatatttttttttaatagtataaaatagaataacttattaatttttaaattttatataattaaagcatCTAGCTTCTCTAATGTCTCTCATGTCAAGTGTAATGTGGATGATGGTggggataaattaaaaactgattTTCGATTGTTCCTAAGTACCTTAATGACAAAACTGCAAGAAaacaaagaagagaaattgatattgaatgacaatatattatttgctaaataatgtatattcatCTCTTATagcaattttgtaaataatgaaaaacacTCTGTTTTATGGtattaatatctattcttGTATTGTCAGTTACATTACCAAACAATTTACCTGATcaccaatatttttttcatattatatattttttaattataaattgtatcacAGAATAatgatcaaatattatttacaaataaaagttaaattttccCATGATTAtaggatatataaaaaatttattaagatttattttctttggcTAAAGCTGTTGTTAATTCTTTCCATGCTCTTTCTACTTGTTCTAATGTAATTTCATGAGACCATAAAGTACATATAACAACATTGGCTTCTTTAACTTGTTCTGTATTACTCGGTTGTATTTCAATTCGCAACTTTGCTGCTTCCtcagataatttatttcgattcaTTATTCGTTTTATAGCCTGTaagtacattaattaaaataaaaagattaatgttacatcaataattacaaatactcTATGCAAGCATAATTAGAGAAGTTTGAAAAatggatatgtatatatatatatatatatatatatatatatatataggacgctaaatttcatcattaaatataaatagacaaatttatctgaaaaacAAGGACTAACTTCATTTTGTGGAATGATGCAAGTCCAAATTTCATGGCACACATTCTGCCATTTAGCTTGAATCAAAACAGCTGCTTCCATAACAATGATATTATAACCCTTTGAATAAAGAacctctatttcttttttagctTCT
It encodes the following:
- the LOC126856559 gene encoding intraflagellar transport protein 22 homolog, whose translation is MYTLKLVMIGPTKSGKTTIANFLADATEIPFDYRPTQGVRILEFEINDIEVNNERISKDIELWDCSGDHKFKNCWPAIRKGVHGVILVYSAKMQDSSKQLKEFYDYFVSEAKLGPNNCVIFFFDPDNVTSNAPKIVSSSFSNVSHVKCNVDDGGDKLKTDFRLFLSTLMTKLQENKEEKLILNDNILFAK